GGATTTTCCTTTGATTAACAAAAGTTTCAATTTATCTTATTCGGGAAATGATTTATAGCAACTTCATATATTTATAGGCCAAAATCACTTTTGGGATGGCTTACGGGACGACGTTAGAACCTGTTTGATGGATAATCCTGACATAATATTATCTGTTTTTTCAATTTTTTATTACTGAAACCAGCCGAAATGTTGCGACGTTAATAAAAAGACAATCGCAAGCACAAAAAATACCAGCAGTCCCGCTCCGATAGTTTTATATGTATTGAGATGCGGCGCAAGAAAAATAACCGTAAGCATATAAGGAACCCACGCAACCAAAGTCCCGGTAAGAACCAATTTGGCATGTTGACTTAAGGCAACGCCGCCTCGCGATGCACCTATAAAAAAATAGGCGATAAGGGTGAAAACCGGCACCATGGTTGCTAAACCGGATAAGAGCCTTAGCCCACTTC
Above is a window of Patescibacteria group bacterium DNA encoding:
- a CDS encoding GlpM family protein — encoded protein: MDLKNVPIYFLAGGVITTLIVLLEGSGLRLLSGLATMVPVFTLIAYFFIGASRGGVALSQHAKLVLTGTLVAWVPYMLTVIFLAPHLNTYKTIGAGLLVFFVLAIVFLLTSQHFGWFQ